In the Paraflavitalea devenefica genome, one interval contains:
- a CDS encoding carboxymuconolactone decarboxylase family protein: MRIRPLPPDSLSPEVRYVHDEIASLIGRSQSQVNMLDARGALLGPFPPMLHYPQFGIPALSFLRTLDMHATLDKRVREVAILTVGAAFGARFELYAHEIMAAAFGLPDDIIASLAAGGHPYGLNVQETIAHNVAYALVAGHVVPASTYKQAVQLLGQHGVAELFFLVGGYSLIAMILNGFDMPAPPFV; the protein is encoded by the coding sequence GTCCGCTATGTGCATGACGAGATTGCCAGTCTCATTGGCCGGAGTCAAAGCCAGGTAAACATGCTCGATGCACGGGGGGCCTTGCTGGGCCCTTTCCCGCCCATGCTGCACTACCCGCAGTTCGGCATACCAGCGCTGAGCTTTTTACGAACCCTTGACATGCACGCAACCCTCGACAAGCGGGTGCGTGAAGTAGCCATACTTACTGTAGGGGCTGCCTTTGGCGCCCGCTTCGAACTGTATGCACATGAGATCATGGCAGCAGCATTTGGCTTGCCGGATGATATCATCGCTTCGCTTGCAGCGGGTGGTCATCCCTATGGTTTAAATGTGCAGGAAACCATCGCGCATAATGTCGCTTATGCATTGGTTGCTGGTCATGTTGTTCCGGCTTCCACTTATAAGCAGGCAGTACAGTTGCTTGGGCAGCATGGTGTGGCAGAGCTCTTCTTCCTGGTAGGCGGCTACAGCCTCATCGCCATGATCCTGAACGGATTTGATATGCCTGCGCCTCCCTTTGTGTAG
- a CDS encoding putative quinol monooxygenase encodes MEKLSNAKHLAYNGEEVTVLTRYEVKKGYKKKFRKLLRKYVRQAIADKRNIMAEAYYEQENPSILWVIERWDSKSGLETRRNGAKFKLIKLLAEKKLVQPAKTIYVKDLEPISKKEWRREPEEEDKPITIMLFVDSKAGTEGAFKDVYHRAMPQFRGEPGVINYQLSQLEEDSTQFVTYEKFRSEDAFQYHLSFPPIQPVIDYLNTSIKKQPFQTGLHRLIAFAPKKR; translated from the coding sequence ATGGAAAAATTATCCAATGCCAAACACCTGGCATACAATGGCGAAGAAGTGACTGTATTGACACGGTACGAGGTAAAAAAAGGGTATAAAAAGAAGTTTCGCAAGCTCCTTCGTAAGTATGTGAGACAGGCTATTGCCGATAAAAGAAACATCATGGCAGAAGCCTATTATGAACAGGAAAACCCTTCCATATTATGGGTCATAGAAAGATGGGATAGCAAAAGCGGACTGGAGACCAGGAGGAACGGCGCAAAATTCAAATTGATAAAGTTATTAGCTGAAAAGAAGCTGGTACAACCTGCAAAAACAATCTACGTAAAAGACCTGGAGCCGATCTCAAAAAAAGAATGGAGAAGAGAGCCGGAGGAGGAAGATAAGCCGATCACTATCATGTTGTTTGTGGATAGCAAGGCAGGAACTGAAGGTGCTTTTAAAGATGTGTACCACAGGGCCATGCCGCAATTCCGGGGTGAGCCAGGTGTTATCAATTACCAGCTTTCACAATTGGAAGAAGACAGCACTCAGTTTGTTACCTATGAAAAATTCCGGAGTGAAGACGCCTTCCAATATCACCTGAGCTTTCCTCCTATACAGCCTGTGATCGATTATTTGAATACCAGCATCAAAAAACAACCTTTCCAAACAGGCCTTCACAGGCTTATAGCGTTTGCGCCTAAAAAGCGGTAA
- a CDS encoding DJ-1/PfpI/YhbO family deglycase/protease, with protein sequence MKPIKQIMLAGIGALTAFNADAQVKVKAAQINDHELSVLNQLASPSVVVNMPVSQLLNAPGNEDLRAFFFTPVKDSTVLKGKKIAVIAADGFEEIELLGPVWYFKQLGAKVDIVAPKYNPAPERYGLMYPEMAKTHIMAIQYLQPVGWIKFDRTADQIKVSDYDAVFIPGGAWNPDNLRYDKDVIKFIQDFNKSGKLIAAICHAPVVLASADILKGRKLTGYWNIQVDLKNAGGTVLEQPVVTDGNLITSRHPIDVADFSRAVESWLIKK encoded by the coding sequence ATGAAACCGATCAAACAAATCATGTTGGCAGGAATAGGTGCACTTACTGCATTTAATGCTGATGCCCAGGTAAAAGTAAAAGCCGCACAGATCAATGACCATGAATTATCTGTATTGAACCAATTGGCATCCCCTTCTGTAGTTGTCAACATGCCAGTATCGCAATTATTGAATGCTCCGGGAAACGAAGACTTACGGGCATTCTTTTTTACTCCTGTAAAGGATTCAACTGTATTGAAAGGAAAAAAGATTGCGGTGATTGCTGCTGATGGCTTTGAGGAAATTGAATTATTAGGTCCCGTATGGTATTTCAAGCAACTGGGAGCTAAAGTAGATATCGTGGCGCCAAAATATAATCCCGCCCCGGAAAGGTATGGTCTTATGTATCCTGAAATGGCAAAAACGCATATCATGGCCATACAATACCTGCAGCCTGTAGGCTGGATAAAATTCGACCGCACGGCAGACCAGATCAAGGTAAGTGATTACGATGCCGTGTTCATTCCCGGCGGCGCATGGAACCCGGATAACCTGCGCTATGACAAGGACGTGATAAAGTTTATACAGGATTTCAACAAGTCGGGAAAACTGATTGCGGCCATCTGTCACGCCCCGGTTGTGCTGGCTTCTGCTGATATATTGAAAGGAAGAAAGCTGACAGGTTATTGGAACATACAGGTGGATCTGAAAAATGCGGGAGGAACGGTATTGGAACAACCTGTGGTAACAGATGGAAACCTGATCACCAGCAGGCATCCTATTGATGTGGCTGATTTTTCAAGGGCAGTGGAAAGTTGGCTGATCAAAAAATAA
- a CDS encoding alpha/beta fold hydrolase, which yields MSANPNSQTYVLVHGAWQAPYVWDAVRTDLLKGGNQVIVVELPGHGADTTPAYKLSLDVYSNKVIESISRVNGKIILVGHSLGGMVVTSVAEKIPSKISKLVYIGAFLPSSGQALTDLAFSDPDSKLGPLLVPSADQLTLDVKRDSLTWLFINDGTQADKEKVLANYSPEPAIPFTNKVTLTNDHFGAVEKVYIKTLQDIVISPALQDRMIAGAGISKVYAVNTSHSPFLSQPHEVANLLFKIGE from the coding sequence ATGAGCGCTAATCCTAACTCACAAACCTATGTACTGGTACATGGCGCATGGCAGGCCCCTTATGTATGGGATGCAGTACGTACCGACTTGCTTAAAGGTGGCAATCAGGTAATTGTGGTAGAACTTCCCGGTCACGGTGCCGACACTACTCCCGCGTATAAGCTTAGCCTGGATGTTTACAGCAATAAGGTTATCGAATCCATTTCCAGGGTAAATGGCAAGATTATCCTTGTTGGACATAGCCTGGGTGGCATGGTTGTAACAAGTGTGGCAGAGAAAATTCCTTCAAAGATCAGTAAGCTGGTGTACATCGGAGCTTTCCTTCCATCATCAGGGCAGGCCCTTACTGATCTTGCCTTTTCAGACCCGGATTCAAAATTGGGCCCACTGCTGGTACCATCTGCCGATCAATTGACACTGGATGTAAAGCGTGACAGCCTCACCTGGCTGTTTATAAATGACGGTACACAGGCAGATAAAGAAAAAGTTCTTGCCAACTATAGCCCTGAACCGGCAATTCCCTTTACCAACAAGGTTACCTTAACCAATGATCATTTTGGTGCAGTAGAAAAAGTTTACATTAAAACGCTCCAGGATATTGTGATATCACCTGCGTTACAGGACCGGATGATAGCGGGGGCAGGTATCTCCAAAGTATATGCTGTTAATACAAGCCACTCACCATTTCTGTCCCAACCGCATGAGGTTGCAAACCTGTTGTTTAAAATTGGGGAATAA